TGGTTTAGTGACAAAAAATGTTATAAAACCCAGTGAAGTTTTGGTTGCCGCAAGCCCTGAGGGACAGATACTAAATAGCGAAACAGTGAAAACCCTGTTGACAAGCCTTCAAGAAAGGCTTGATACACCAGTCATGTTTAATGGGCAGCGTGCACCCATCAAGAACCTCATTCACTCCCAAGCCCGCAGGACTGTCCGTTTCCTCCTCCGCGAGGCTGAATACACGCCATTCTATCTCGGATGGTGAGAACCATGCGCCATCTCGTAATCTACGACATAACCGACGACAACCTAAGAAACCGGATCAGCGAGCTGCTAAAGGACTACGGTTTGACAAGAATCCAATACAGTGCCTTTATCGGAAATCTAAGCAGACATAAGCTAAGCAGCCTACTCGTAGATCTAAAAAACCTCATAGGTGAACTAGTTGAGAACGTGCAGATCTATCCAGTGTGTGACTTATGCTTTAAAGGAAGGAGGGAAGTTGGAAAACCGAAAAGATATGAGCTGGTTGAAGAGAAAGCAAAAATTGCCTATTTCTGATATAGCCGAAACCTTCATCTCCGCAACAGACATTAAACACTACCTTTACTGCCCCAGAATCGTCTACTTCGAGAAAGTGCTTCACGCGACACCCCAGTTTGGATCACAGCAAGAAGATAGTAAAGAGCTACATGAAGAGTACGTCAAGAAGGAATT
The Candidatus Bathyarchaeota archaeon DNA segment above includes these coding regions:
- the cas2 gene encoding CRISPR-associated endonuclease Cas2, which encodes MRHLVIYDITDDNLRNRISELLKDYGLTRIQYSAFIGNLSRHKLSSLLVDLKNLIGELVENVQIYPVCDLCFKGRREVGKPKRYELVEEKAKIAYF